Proteins from a single region of Companilactobacillus farciminis KCTC 3681 = DSM 20184:
- a CDS encoding 5-methyltetrahydropteroyltriglutamate--homocysteine S-methyltransferase, translating into MTVKTTNKIGFQHVGSFLRPEELKQARKDFSNNKISQAELTAVEDKAIKDLVDKEVKVGLDYATDGEFRRSYWHLDFFWGFEGIDHIHYGEGYHFAHEETRDDTAILSGKIKFNKDTHPFIKHFDYLKSLTDNLDIEPKQTIPAPSQLYIELIRGTNDDKIKEFYPNIEDLYSDIEQAYHDAILAFYDEGARVIQLDDCSWGLFLDDNFLSTPDGQAYANSGIQDILLNLNNKAIENLPEDLTINTHVCRGNYHSDFAFSGGYGPVADTLFAKENVDTYFLEYDSKRAGGFEPLAKVSGDKKVVLGLLTTKSGELEDRQDIIDRIKEASQYLPLDRLWLSTQCGFASTEEGNVLTEDQEWAKLKLVKSIQDEIWG; encoded by the coding sequence ACAGTAAAAACAACAAATAAAATCGGATTCCAACACGTAGGAAGTTTTCTTAGACCAGAAGAATTAAAACAAGCACGTAAAGATTTCAGCAACAACAAGATTTCTCAAGCAGAACTTACAGCCGTTGAAGATAAAGCAATCAAAGATTTAGTCGATAAAGAAGTAAAAGTTGGCTTGGATTACGCTACTGATGGTGAATTCCGTCGTTCATATTGGCACCTCGACTTCTTCTGGGGCTTTGAAGGTATCGACCACATTCATTACGGCGAAGGTTATCATTTTGCCCATGAAGAAACTCGTGACGACACAGCCATTCTTTCCGGAAAAATCAAATTTAACAAAGATACTCACCCATTCATCAAACACTTCGACTATTTGAAGTCATTGACTGACAACTTGGATATCGAACCTAAACAAACTATTCCCGCTCCATCACAACTTTATATCGAACTAATTCGTGGTACTAATGATGATAAGATCAAAGAATTTTATCCTAATATTGAAGATCTTTATTCAGACATCGAACAAGCTTATCACGACGCTATCTTGGCTTTTTACGATGAAGGTGCTCGAGTAATCCAATTAGACGACTGCTCATGGGGACTATTCTTAGACGATAATTTCCTTTCAACTCCAGACGGACAAGCTTATGCTAACTCCGGTATTCAAGATATCTTGTTGAACCTTAACAACAAAGCTATCGAAAACTTGCCTGAAGATTTGACTATCAACACACACGTTTGTCGTGGTAACTATCATTCAGATTTTGCTTTCTCCGGCGGTTATGGTCCGGTTGCCGATACACTCTTTGCTAAAGAAAATGTCGACACTTACTTCCTCGAATATGACTCAAAACGTGCTGGCGGCTTTGAACCTCTAGCTAAAGTTTCTGGCGACAAGAAAGTTGTTCTAGGACTTTTGACTACTAAATCTGGTGAACTAGAAGATCGTCAAGACATCATCGATCGTATCAAAGAAGCTAGTCAATATTTGCCACTAGATCGCCTCTGGTTATCAACTCAATGTGGCTTTGCATCAACTGAAGAAGGCAACGTTTTGACTGAAGACCAAGAATGGGCCAAATTAAAACTCGTTAAATCGATTCAAGACGAAATTTGGGGTTAA
- a CDS encoding YxeA family protein: MRSFLRVFLLGIFLLVIGYFGACVGLKDSTSEMGQALNKFNVLVKEEPRYVKIDNSKAVDEDGYGNYDYTLTSYDQKGQKHPIKFTGMGKLKEGHYLKLTTKGTYVITYKEAFEQDIPHNVYEKLNNQ, from the coding sequence ATGAGAAGTTTTTTAAGAGTTTTTTTGTTAGGTATTTTTCTATTAGTAATCGGGTATTTCGGGGCTTGCGTAGGTCTCAAGGATAGTACAAGCGAGATGGGACAAGCTCTCAACAAATTCAACGTATTGGTCAAAGAAGAGCCACGTTACGTCAAAATCGATAATTCTAAAGCGGTCGATGAAGATGGCTATGGCAATTATGACTACACTTTAACTAGCTACGATCAAAAAGGCCAAAAACACCCTATCAAATTCACTGGTATGGGCAAATTAAAGGAAGGTCACTACTTGAAATTAACTACTAAGGGAACTTATGTCATCACTTATAAGGAAGCCTTTGAACAAGATATTCCTCACAATGTTTATGAAAAGTTAAACAACCAATAG